A single region of the Pontibacter kalidii genome encodes:
- the lysA gene encoding diaminopimelate decarboxylase: MELINNEYKIQDIPVTKLREQFGTPLYAYDAEHIRGQIRKFREGFSTVDLRIKYACKALTNINILKLMLREGLGLDTVSLPELRMGLHVGFKPQEIIFTPNAVDFSEIEEAIALGVKINIENLSNLEKLGRKYGGSVPVCIRLNPHIATQANSEKVDWWHKQSKFGISIDQVPDVKALEEKYNLHIDGIHIHSSSVIMSPEIFINGAKAVFDIALQFRNLEFIDFGGGIKVDVGDGNPVIDVVALGKQLDGVFSDFCSKYGRRLQLWFEPGRYLVGNAGTLLTTCVLRKRNGGTEFVGLDSGFNHLIRPMLYNAYHEIVNASNPTGPAETYTVVGNICEIDNFAVDRELHQVREGDLIAIRSAGAYGFSMASTYNSRYRPAEVLVINGEAKLIRQRDSYEDLLRNQVEIELG, from the coding sequence ATGGAATTAATAAACAACGAGTATAAAATACAGGATATCCCGGTAACAAAGCTGCGGGAGCAATTCGGCACCCCGCTTTACGCGTATGATGCGGAGCACATTCGCGGGCAGATCAGGAAGTTCCGGGAAGGTTTCAGCACCGTGGACCTGCGCATTAAATATGCCTGCAAGGCGCTGACAAACATCAACATCCTCAAGCTGATGCTCAGGGAGGGGTTGGGGCTGGATACGGTATCGCTGCCGGAGCTGCGGATGGGGCTGCACGTGGGCTTTAAGCCGCAGGAGATTATCTTCACCCCCAACGCGGTGGATTTCTCGGAGATAGAGGAAGCCATCGCGCTGGGGGTGAAGATCAATATCGAAAACCTTTCGAACCTGGAGAAGCTGGGCCGCAAGTATGGCGGCAGCGTACCGGTCTGCATCCGCCTGAACCCACACATTGCCACGCAGGCCAACTCCGAGAAGGTAGACTGGTGGCACAAGCAATCCAAGTTCGGCATCTCCATCGACCAGGTACCCGACGTGAAGGCGCTGGAAGAAAAGTATAACCTGCACATCGACGGCATCCACATTCACTCCAGCTCGGTGATCATGAGCCCGGAGATCTTTATCAACGGCGCCAAAGCGGTGTTCGACATTGCCCTGCAGTTCCGCAACCTCGAGTTCATTGACTTTGGCGGGGGCATCAAGGTGGATGTGGGCGACGGCAACCCGGTGATCGACGTGGTGGCGCTGGGCAAGCAACTGGACGGCGTGTTCTCTGACTTCTGCAGCAAGTATGGCCGCCGGCTGCAGTTATGGTTCGAACCGGGCCGCTACCTGGTAGGCAACGCGGGCACCCTGCTCACGACCTGCGTGCTGCGCAAGCGCAACGGCGGCACCGAGTTCGTGGGCCTCGACTCGGGCTTCAACCACCTGATCCGCCCCATGCTCTACAACGCCTACCACGAAATTGTGAATGCAAGTAACCCAACTGGCCCTGCCGAAACCTATACCGTGGTGGGTAACATTTGCGAGATAGATAACTTTGCTGTGGATAGGGAACTGCACCAGGTGCGGGAGGGGGACCTGATCGCCATCCGGAGCGCCGGTGCCTACGGTTTTAGCATGGCCTCTACCTACAATTCCCGTTACCGCCCCGCCGAAGTGCTGGTTATCAATGGCGAGGCAAAGCTCATTCGCCAGCGAGACAGC
- a CDS encoding homoserine kinase: MSETKSKPLSMDDLVQEVLRTYGREALSFTELASGYANINYKVETTTGPVLLRLCRQQPEPLLRYEVLLMKRLRQLSFPTAYPIARLDGDYITRAGGENLMLYDFIPGQEPEVNASTAGEIGQAVGILSTLQPEPVLQKTNAVHINNCHQLIAEFSQAANRYPDIFSYFKEQTAYLEPLLEKPLPTGIIHGDVFPNNTLFEGNRLLAIIDFEEACTDHLLMDVGMSMNGFCFVNNQLDMVLAEHFLAAYTRHRPLQEEEWALLPVYLQWGAHGMLSWHLRNNLLYHEKPQQLARVRELMERTITLRKSEEIILNNLATLARHQAWN, translated from the coding sequence ATGAGCGAAACAAAGAGTAAACCACTTAGTATGGATGATCTGGTGCAGGAAGTATTGCGGACTTACGGGCGGGAAGCACTCTCGTTTACGGAACTGGCCTCGGGCTACGCCAACATCAACTACAAAGTAGAGACAACAACAGGGCCGGTGCTGCTGCGCCTGTGCCGGCAGCAGCCGGAGCCGCTGCTTCGCTATGAGGTCCTGCTCATGAAGCGGCTCCGGCAACTGAGTTTTCCCACAGCATACCCGATCGCCCGGCTCGACGGCGACTACATTACCCGGGCAGGAGGGGAGAACCTGATGCTCTATGACTTTATTCCGGGGCAGGAGCCGGAAGTGAATGCCTCCACGGCAGGCGAGATAGGGCAGGCGGTAGGCATACTCAGCACGCTGCAACCGGAGCCGGTGCTGCAGAAAACAAATGCCGTGCACATCAACAACTGCCACCAACTGATCGCTGAATTCAGCCAGGCCGCGAACCGCTATCCTGATATTTTTAGCTACTTTAAGGAGCAGACCGCTTACCTGGAGCCGCTCCTGGAAAAGCCGCTGCCAACCGGCATCATTCACGGTGATGTATTCCCGAACAATACGCTCTTTGAAGGCAACAGGCTACTGGCTATCATCGATTTTGAGGAGGCCTGCACCGACCACCTGCTCATGGACGTGGGCATGAGCATGAACGGCTTCTGCTTTGTAAACAACCAACTGGACATGGTGCTGGCAGAGCACTTTCTGGCCGCCTACACCCGCCACCGGCCGCTGCAGGAAGAGGAGTGGGCGCTGCTGCCCGTATACCTGCAGTGGGGGGCGCACGGCATGCTCTCGTGGCATTTGCGCAATAACCTGCTCTACCACGAAAAGCCGCAACAGCTGGCCCGGGTGCGGGAGCTGATGGAGCGCACCATTACGCTCCGTAAATCAGAGGAAATCATTTTAAACAACTTGGCAACCTTAGCCAGACATCAGGCATGGAATTAA
- a CDS encoding glycoside hydrolase family 2 TIM barrel-domain containing protein: MKNTILGCLAVLSLLTGSVQAQQQTTARPDWENEQIISRNTQKPHATLFPFETRALALESKKEKSENFRSLDGTWKFHYAPNPEMRPKDFYQASYNTSAWKDIQVPSNWELQGFGTPIYLDEEYPFKPDPPFVPKENPVGSYKRKFSVPASWLKEKQVIIHLGSVRSAMYLWVNGQKVGYMQVSKTPVEFNISPYLKAGENDLAVEVYRWSDGSYLEGQDTWRISGLERSVYLYAVPEVHIQDFFVTTDLDENYRDATLNVALELAKYKKAASDKYKSDKYTIAAELLDAGGKQVWQQEKPFATNLAFNTKLQNPAKWTAETPTLYQLLLSVKAPDGKVVEVIPANVGFRKVEIKGKQLLVNGKAIDIKGVNRCEWDPVLGRAMSEEQMLLDITLMKQANINAVRMSHYPHDERWYELCDQYGLYVVDEANIEAHGMQFHPKSYAFLSDNPAWEKAYLDRIERMFERDKNHPSIIIWSLGNEAGDGSNFVKSYKWLKEHDTRPVQYQPAWYEAHTDIVAPMYKDKHFIESYAKKSPEKPLILCEYAHAMGNSVGNLQDYWDVIDKYEVLQGGFIWDWVDQTILTKNQQGDMIWGYGGDFNDFPNDSSFSANGLVRADRTPYPYYWEVKKVYQPVKVEPVDAATGQVRLRNRYFFTNLDKFYLTWELMENGHAVASGKQADFAVAPQEETTLTLPVSNYTLKPGAEYFLNLRFYTKALEQLLPANHEVAWAQLQVGEAPTLAQQSYSGKRPKAKETKTGLTVSGKDFSLYFDRATGAITSYKYKGKEMLLSPLQPNFWRYPTDNDLGNGLHHRAAIWETAGTERSISNMSVEKAKGAYVIRTAADVAGGKASLTTTYAIHSDGQVRVQNEFMPHDSLPELPRFGMKVQLAGELSNLKWYGRGPFENYWDRKTAALVGIYEGSVWDQYVPYVRPQENGSKTDVRWAALYNQSGTGLRIEGAPTVEITAQQFDTQQLSYPGRQAPNKHGNDIKPASLVSLNIDYRQMGVGGDNTWGARTHPQYTLPAVPYSYTFTIRPYERNKE; the protein is encoded by the coding sequence ATGAAAAATACGATACTTGGCTGCCTTGCCGTGCTCAGCTTGTTGACGGGCTCTGTACAGGCGCAGCAGCAAACCACGGCAAGGCCGGACTGGGAGAATGAGCAGATCATCTCCCGAAATACCCAGAAGCCCCATGCTACGCTTTTCCCTTTCGAAACGCGGGCACTGGCACTGGAAAGCAAAAAAGAGAAGTCAGAAAACTTCCGTTCGCTGGACGGGACCTGGAAGTTCCATTACGCCCCCAACCCGGAAATGCGGCCAAAGGACTTTTACCAGGCCTCGTACAATACCAGCGCCTGGAAGGATATTCAAGTGCCGAGCAATTGGGAACTGCAGGGCTTCGGCACCCCGATCTACCTGGACGAGGAATATCCCTTCAAGCCTGACCCGCCTTTTGTGCCCAAGGAAAACCCGGTGGGCTCTTACAAGCGCAAGTTCAGCGTACCGGCCAGTTGGCTGAAAGAGAAGCAGGTCATCATCCATCTGGGATCGGTGCGCTCGGCCATGTACCTGTGGGTAAACGGACAGAAAGTAGGCTACATGCAGGTGAGCAAGACGCCGGTCGAGTTCAACATCAGCCCTTATTTAAAAGCTGGTGAGAACGACCTGGCCGTGGAAGTATACCGCTGGAGCGACGGCTCTTACCTGGAAGGGCAGGACACCTGGCGGATCAGCGGCCTGGAGCGCAGCGTCTACCTGTATGCCGTGCCGGAGGTGCACATCCAGGACTTTTTCGTAACTACCGACCTGGACGAGAACTACCGCGATGCAACCCTGAACGTAGCCCTGGAGTTGGCCAAGTATAAAAAGGCTGCTTCGGACAAGTATAAATCGGACAAGTATACCATAGCAGCCGAGCTGCTGGATGCGGGCGGCAAGCAAGTATGGCAGCAGGAAAAGCCATTTGCTACCAATTTAGCTTTCAACACAAAGCTGCAGAACCCGGCCAAATGGACCGCCGAAACACCCACACTTTACCAACTGCTACTTTCGGTAAAGGCTCCTGACGGCAAGGTAGTGGAGGTGATTCCTGCTAACGTAGGTTTCCGCAAGGTGGAGATCAAGGGCAAGCAGCTGCTGGTAAACGGCAAGGCCATCGACATCAAAGGTGTGAACCGCTGCGAGTGGGACCCTGTTTTAGGCAGGGCCATGTCCGAAGAGCAAATGCTGCTGGACATCACGCTGATGAAGCAAGCCAACATCAATGCCGTGCGCATGAGCCACTACCCCCACGATGAGCGCTGGTACGAACTCTGTGACCAGTACGGCCTGTACGTGGTAGACGAGGCCAACATCGAGGCGCACGGCATGCAATTCCACCCCAAGAGTTATGCATTTTTGAGCGATAACCCTGCCTGGGAGAAGGCTTACCTGGACCGCATTGAGCGTATGTTCGAGCGCGACAAGAACCACCCGTCCATCATCATCTGGTCGCTGGGCAACGAGGCTGGCGACGGCAGCAATTTCGTGAAGTCCTACAAGTGGCTGAAGGAGCACGACACCCGACCCGTGCAGTATCAGCCCGCCTGGTACGAAGCCCACACCGACATCGTGGCCCCCATGTACAAAGACAAGCACTTTATCGAGAGCTATGCGAAGAAGTCGCCTGAGAAGCCGTTGATTTTATGCGAGTACGCGCATGCCATGGGCAACAGCGTGGGCAACCTGCAGGACTACTGGGATGTGATCGACAAGTACGAGGTGCTGCAGGGCGGCTTTATCTGGGATTGGGTAGACCAAACCATCCTGACCAAAAACCAGCAAGGTGATATGATCTGGGGCTACGGCGGCGACTTCAACGACTTTCCTAACGACTCCAGCTTTAGTGCCAATGGCCTGGTGCGTGCCGACCGCACGCCATACCCTTACTACTGGGAGGTAAAGAAAGTATACCAGCCCGTAAAAGTGGAGCCGGTAGACGCCGCAACAGGCCAGGTGCGCCTGCGCAACCGCTACTTTTTCACCAACCTGGATAAATTTTACCTGACCTGGGAGCTAATGGAAAACGGACATGCGGTGGCCTCTGGCAAGCAGGCTGATTTTGCCGTGGCACCGCAGGAAGAAACAACGCTCACGCTTCCGGTCTCAAACTATACTTTAAAACCGGGAGCAGAGTACTTTTTGAACCTGCGCTTCTACACCAAGGCACTGGAGCAGCTCTTGCCTGCAAACCACGAAGTGGCCTGGGCGCAGCTGCAGGTAGGGGAGGCGCCAACCTTGGCACAGCAGAGCTATAGCGGCAAGCGGCCGAAGGCAAAGGAAACGAAAACCGGGCTCACCGTAAGCGGGAAAGACTTCAGCCTATACTTCGACAGGGCTACGGGCGCCATCACCTCTTACAAGTATAAAGGCAAGGAAATGCTCCTCTCCCCACTGCAGCCCAACTTCTGGCGCTACCCCACCGACAACGACCTGGGGAACGGCCTGCATCACCGGGCCGCCATCTGGGAAACGGCGGGTACAGAACGCAGCATTTCTAATATGTCAGTTGAAAAAGCCAAAGGCGCTTACGTGATCCGTACCGCGGCTGACGTAGCAGGCGGAAAGGCATCGCTCACGACCACCTATGCTATCCACAGTGACGGCCAGGTGCGGGTGCAAAACGAGTTCATGCCGCATGACTCACTGCCCGAACTGCCGCGCTTCGGTATGAAAGTGCAATTGGCAGGCGAGTTGAGTAACCTGAAGTGGTATGGCCGCGGACCGTTTGAGAATTACTGGGACCGTAAGACGGCTGCCCTGGTGGGTATTTACGAAGGCAGCGTGTGGGACCAGTACGTACCCTATGTACGGCCGCAGGAAAACGGCAGCAAAACAGATGTGCGGTGGGCAGCCCTATACAACCAGAGTGGCACCGGCCTGCGCATCGAAGGGGCTCCAACTGTGGAAATCACTGCGCAGCAGTTCGACACACAGCAGCTGTCTTACCCGGGCCGCCAGGCTCCCAACAAGCACGGCAACGACATAAAGCCGGCGTCCCTCGTTTCGCTCAACATCGATTACCGGCAGATGGGTGTGGGCGGCGACAACACCTGGGGTGCCCGCACGCACCCGCAGTATACCTTGCCTGCTGTTCCTTACTCTTATACCTTTACGATCAGACCTTATGAGCGAAACAAAGAGTAA